A single genomic interval of Streptococcus oralis subsp. dentisani harbors:
- a CDS encoding galactokinase, producing the protein MTQHLTAEALRKDFLAVFGQEADQTFFSPGRINLIGEHTDYNGGHVFPAAISLGTYGAARKRDDQVLRFYSANFKDKGIIEVPLADLKFEKEHSWTNYPKGVLHFLQEAGHVIDKGFDFYVYGNIPNGAGLSSSASLELLTGVVAEYLFDLKLDRLDLVKIGKLTENNFIGVNSGIMDQFAIGMGADQRAIYLDTNTLEYDLVPLDLKDNVVVIMNTNKRRELADSKYNERRAECEKAVEELQVALDIQTLGELDEWAFDQYSYLIKDENRLKRARHAVLENQRTLKAQAALQAGDLETFGRLMNASHVSLEHDYEVTGLELDTLVHTAWAQEGVLGARMTGAGFGGCAIALVQKDAVEAFKEAVGKHYEEVVGYAPSFYIAEVAGGTRVLD; encoded by the coding sequence ATGACACAACATCTTACTGCTGAAGCCCTTCGCAAAGACTTTCTTGCCGTTTTTGGTCAAGAAGCAGACCAAACTTTCTTTTCACCAGGACGCATCAATTTGATTGGTGAACACACGGACTACAATGGCGGTCACGTTTTTCCTGCTGCCATTTCCTTGGGAACATATGGAGCGGCTCGCAAGCGTGACGACCAAGTCTTGCGTTTCTACTCAGCCAACTTTAAGGACAAGGGTATCATCGAAGTGCCTCTTGCTGACCTCAAATTTGAAAAAGAGCACAGCTGGACCAACTATCCAAAAGGGGTTCTTCATTTCTTGCAAGAAGCTGGACATGTGATTGACAAAGGGTTTGATTTTTATGTTTATGGGAATATCCCAAATGGTGCTGGCTTGTCTTCATCAGCATCCTTGGAGCTTTTGACAGGTGTCGTAGCAGAATACCTCTTTGACCTAAAATTGGACCGTCTAGACTTAGTTAAAATCGGAAAACTAACAGAAAACAACTTTATCGGTGTTAACTCTGGGATTATGGACCAATTTGCCATCGGTATGGGTGCTGACCAACGTGCTATTTACCTAGATACTAATACTCTAGAATATGACTTGGTTCCTCTTGATTTGAAGGACAATGTTGTTGTTATCATGAATACCAACAAACGCCGTGAACTAGCAGATTCTAAATACAATGAACGCCGTGCTGAGTGTGAAAAAGCAGTAGAAGAACTTCAAGTTGCCTTGGATATCCAGACCCTGGGTGAATTGGATGAGTGGGCCTTTGACCAATACAGCTATCTGATTAAAGACGAAAATCGCTTAAAACGTGCTCGCCATGCTGTGCTTGAAAACCAACGTACTCTTAAAGCTCAAGCAGCCCTTCAGGCAGGTGATTTGGAAACATTTGGTCGCTTGATGAATGCTTCTCACGTTTCTCTAGAACATGACTATGAAGTAACTGGCTTGGAATTGGATACCCTCGTTCATACTGCTTGGGCTCAGGAAGGTGTTCTTGGTGCTCGTATGACAGGGGCAGGATTTGGTGGCTGTGCCATTGCCTTGGTGCAAAAAGATGCTGTTGAGGCCTTTAAGGAAGCTGTAGGCAAGCACTACGAGGAAGTCGTTGGATATGCTCCAAGCTTCTATATCGCTGAAGTTGCAGGTGGCACTCGCGTTTTAGACTAG
- the galR gene encoding DNA-binding transcriptional regulator GalR, producing MATLKDIAQLASVSIATVSRVLNRDQSLSVTEETRHRILTFAEELGYTKHLKTGESHKPKQKIAIIQWVSEQGELDDLYYYQIRLGIEKRAQELDYDILRYFNDHPFTLSEEVIGILCIGKFSRAQISAFEEYQKPLVFIDSDTLSLGHTCIITDFYTAMKQVVDYFLSQGLNRIGILTGLEETTDQEEIIQDKRLENFKDYTQANGIYHEELVFQGSFTAQSGYDLMKEAIHKLGEQLPPAFFAASDSLAIGALRAFQESGISLPDRVSLISFNDTSLTKQVYPPLSSITVYTEEMGRAGMDILNKEVLHGRKIPSLTMLGTRLTLRESTRNE from the coding sequence ATGGCTACCTTAAAAGACATTGCACAGCTAGCCTCTGTCTCTATCGCGACCGTATCTCGTGTCCTCAATCGCGACCAGAGTCTATCTGTCACAGAAGAAACCCGACACCGCATTTTAACCTTTGCTGAAGAGCTGGGCTACACCAAGCACCTCAAGACAGGCGAATCCCACAAACCCAAGCAGAAGATTGCTATTATCCAATGGGTCAGCGAACAAGGGGAGTTGGACGACCTCTACTACTATCAGATTCGTCTCGGTATTGAAAAAAGAGCCCAAGAGTTGGACTATGATATCTTGCGCTATTTTAACGACCATCCTTTTACACTGAGCGAGGAAGTGATTGGCATTCTCTGCATTGGAAAGTTCAGCCGAGCTCAGATTTCTGCCTTTGAAGAATACCAAAAACCTTTAGTCTTTATAGACAGCGATACCCTCTCGCTGGGACATACCTGCATTATCACGGACTTTTACACTGCCATGAAACAGGTTGTCGATTATTTCCTTAGCCAAGGGTTGAATCGTATCGGAATTCTCACAGGTCTTGAGGAAACAACCGACCAAGAAGAAATCATCCAGGATAAGCGGCTAGAAAATTTCAAAGACTATACCCAAGCAAATGGAATCTACCATGAAGAACTGGTCTTTCAGGGGAGCTTTACTGCCCAGTCTGGCTATGACTTGATGAAGGAGGCCATTCACAAGTTGGGAGAACAACTCCCACCAGCCTTTTTCGCCGCCAGCGATAGTTTAGCCATCGGTGCCCTCCGTGCCTTTCAAGAATCTGGAATTAGCCTACCAGACCGCGTCAGCCTCATTTCTTTTAACGACACTAGCCTGACCAAGCAGGTCTATCCTCCTCTTTCTAGCATTACCGTCTATACCGAAGAAATGGGCCGAGCAGGGATGGATATTCTTAACAAGGAAGTCCTCCACGGTCGCAAAATACCTAGCCTAACCATGCTGGGAACCAGACTGACTTTGAGAGAAAGTACGAGGAATGAATAG
- a CDS encoding cation diffusion facilitator family transporter: MSSKTSIWLSFFLNLSYAIVEFIAGGIFGSSAVLADSVHDLGDAIAIGISALLETISNREEDRQYTLGYKRFSLLGAMLTAVILMIGSVLVILENITKIVHPQPVNENGILWLGIIAVAINVLASLVVRKGKTKNESILSLHFLEDTLGWLAVILMAIILRFTDWYILDPLLSLVISIFILSKAIPRFWSALKIFLDAVPEGVETSDLEKDIEALPNVKSVNQLSIWSMDGLENNAIVHICIEDWEQMMETKEVVRQCLEERGVQNITIEVDSSQSNHAQHRRRVRELEQKHGHHH, from the coding sequence ATGAGTTCTAAAACATCTATCTGGTTATCTTTTTTCTTAAATTTAAGCTATGCGATTGTTGAGTTTATCGCAGGAGGAATCTTTGGTTCGAGTGCAGTTCTTGCTGATTCTGTTCATGACTTGGGAGATGCTATAGCCATTGGTATCTCTGCCCTTTTAGAAACGATTTCCAACCGTGAAGAAGATAGGCAGTACACCTTGGGTTACAAACGTTTTAGTCTTTTAGGGGCCATGCTAACGGCTGTGATTCTTATGATAGGGTCTGTCCTAGTGATCTTGGAAAATATCACAAAGATCGTTCATCCTCAACCTGTTAATGAAAATGGTATCCTCTGGCTGGGAATCATTGCAGTAGCTATCAATGTGCTAGCAAGTCTGGTAGTTCGTAAAGGAAAGACAAAGAACGAGTCAATTCTTAGCTTGCATTTTTTGGAAGACACTCTTGGTTGGTTGGCTGTCATTCTAATGGCGATTATCCTCCGATTTACAGATTGGTATATCCTCGATCCACTCTTATCGCTTGTTATTTCTATCTTTATTCTGTCGAAAGCCATTCCTCGCTTTTGGAGCGCACTGAAGATTTTCCTAGATGCTGTGCCAGAAGGGGTCGAGACAAGTGATTTGGAGAAGGATATAGAGGCTCTTCCCAATGTCAAAAGTGTCAATCAACTTAGCATTTGGTCCATGGACGGTCTAGAGAACAATGCTATTGTCCACATCTGTATCGAGGACTGGGAGCAGATGATGGAGACCAAAGAAGTGGTGCGTCAATGTTTAGAAGAAAGAGGCGTGCAGAATATCACTATTGAAGTGGATAGCAGTCAAAGCAATCATGCGCAACATAGGCGGAGGGTGAGAGAGTTGGAGCAGAAGCATGGGCATCATCATTAG
- a CDS encoding TetR/AcrR family transcriptional regulator encodes MPKRDRRVSKTKKAIYQAFLQLLNDKGYDTTTVQDIIDLADVGRSTFYCHYESKELLLDDLCRYLFHHLFEREGHFTTEDYLAHIFLHFQKNQDHVTSLLFSKNDYFLRQLHKELEHHVYPMVAEDLQEAYPNIPASYLQHFVVTNFIETLTWWLKKGKSYTENQVVKFYLDVIEMTSTTPLDN; translated from the coding sequence ATGCCAAAAAGAGACCGTCGGGTTAGTAAGACTAAAAAAGCCATCTATCAAGCTTTTTTACAACTTTTGAACGACAAAGGCTATGATACCACTACTGTTCAGGATATCATTGACCTAGCAGATGTTGGACGTTCTACTTTTTACTGTCACTACGAGAGTAAGGAACTCCTTTTAGATGACCTCTGTCGCTACCTCTTTCATCATCTCTTTGAAAGAGAAGGACACTTTACTACCGAGGACTACCTCGCACATATCTTTTTACATTTTCAGAAAAACCAGGACCATGTCACCAGTCTCCTTTTTTCCAAAAACGACTACTTCCTCCGCCAACTACACAAGGAACTCGAACACCATGTTTACCCCATGGTAGCGGAGGATTTGCAAGAGGCCTATCCGAACATACCAGCCTCCTACCTCCAGCATTTTGTTGTAACGAACTTTATCGAGACCCTAACTTGGTGGCTAAAAAAAGGAAAATCTTATACCGAAAACCAAGTGGTGAAATTTTACCTTGATGTAATAGAGATGACCTCTACAACTCCACTTGATAACTAA
- a CDS encoding ABC transporter permease/substrate-binding protein, with protein MTNLISTFQDRFGDWVTALSQHLQLSLLTLLLAIFIAIPLAVYLRYHEKLADWVLQIAGIFQTIPSLALLGLFIPLMGIGTLPALTALVIYAIFPILQNTITGLKGIDPSLQEAGIAFGMTRWERLKKFEIPLAMPVIMSGIRTAAVLIIGTATLAALIGAGGLGSFILLGIDRNNTSLILIGALSSAVLAIAFNFLLKVMEKAKLRTIFSGFALVTLLLGLSYSPALLAQKEKENLVIAGKLGPEPEILANMYKLLIEENTSMTATVKPNFGKTSFLYEALKKGDIDIYPEFTGTVTESLLQPSPKVGHEPDQVYQVARDGIAKQDHLAYLKPMSYQNTYAVAVPKKIAQEYGLKTISDLKKVEGQLKAGFTLEFNDREDGNKGLQSMYGLNLNVATMEPALRYQAIQSGDIQITDAYSTDAELARYDLQVLEDDKQLFPPYQGAPLMKEALLKKHPELEKVLNKLAGKITESQMSQLNYQVGVEGKSAEQVAKEFLQEQGLLKK; from the coding sequence ATGACTAATTTGATATCAACTTTTCAGGATCGTTTTGGTGACTGGGTAACAGCTCTATCTCAACATTTGCAGTTGTCACTGTTGACCTTGTTACTAGCTATTTTTATCGCTATTCCTTTGGCTGTTTATCTTCGCTATCATGAGAAGTTGGCGGACTGGGTCTTGCAGATTGCAGGGATTTTCCAGACCATTCCGTCTCTGGCCTTATTGGGACTTTTTATCCCCTTGATGGGAATTGGAACCTTGCCTGCTTTGACAGCACTAGTGATTTATGCGATTTTCCCAATTTTGCAAAATACCATCACTGGGCTAAAGGGAATTGATCCAAGTCTGCAAGAGGCTGGAATTGCCTTTGGGATGACTAGATGGGAGCGACTCAAGAAGTTTGAAATTCCACTTGCCATGCCTGTCATTATGTCTGGGATTCGGACGGCAGCGGTCTTGATCATCGGTACGGCGACCTTGGCTGCCTTGATTGGTGCAGGGGGACTGGGTTCCTTTATCCTTTTGGGAATTGACCGCAATAATACCAGTCTGATTTTGATTGGGGCACTTTCTTCTGCAGTGCTGGCCATTGCCTTTAACTTCCTACTAAAAGTGATGGAAAAAGCAAAATTGCGGACGATTTTCTCTGGTTTTGCCTTGGTGACCTTATTGCTGGGTCTGTCTTATAGTCCAGCCCTCTTAGCTCAAAAAGAGAAAGAAAACTTGGTGATTGCTGGAAAATTGGGACCAGAACCCGAAATTTTGGCCAATATGTATAAGTTACTGATTGAAGAAAATACCAGTATGACTGCGACTGTTAAACCGAATTTTGGGAAAACAAGCTTCCTCTATGAAGCTCTGAAAAAAGGGGATATTGATATCTATCCTGAATTTACCGGTACGGTGACTGAAAGTCTGCTTCAACCATCTCCTAAAGTAGGTCATGAGCCAGATCAGGTTTATCAAGTGGCGCGTGATGGCATTGCCAAACAAGATCATCTTGCCTATCTCAAGCCTATGTCTTATCAAAATACCTACGCTGTAGCTGTTCCGAAAAAGATTGCTCAAGAATATGGCTTGAAGACCATTTCGGACTTGAAAAAAGTGGAAGGGCAGCTGAAGGCCGGCTTTACTCTCGAGTTTAATGATCGTGAGGATGGAAATAAGGGCTTGCAATCAATGTATGGTCTTAACCTCAATGTAGCGACCATGGAGCCAGCCCTTCGCTATCAGGCAATTCAGTCAGGCGATATTCAAATCACGGATGCCTATTCAACTGATGCGGAATTGGCGCGTTATGATTTGCAGGTCTTGGAAGATGACAAGCAACTCTTCCCACCTTATCAAGGAGCGCCACTCATGAAAGAAGCTTTGCTTAAGAAGCATCCTGAGTTGGAGAAAGTTCTCAATAAATTGGCTGGTAAAATTACTGAAAGCCAGATGAGCCAGCTCAACTACCAAGTCGGTGTTGAAGGCAAGTCAGCAGAACAAGTAGCCAAGGAGTTTTTACAAGAACAAGGTTTGTTGAAGAAATAA
- a CDS encoding ABC transporter ATP-binding protein: MIEYKNVALRYTEKDVLRDVNLRIENGEFMVLVGPSGSGKTTMLKMINRLLEPTDGDIYMDGKRIKDYDERELRLSTGYVLQAIALFPNLTVAENIALIPEMKGWTKEEIAKKTEELLDKVGLPVAEYGHRLPSELSGGEQQRVGIVRAMIGQPKILLMDEPFSALDAISRKQLQVLTKELHKEFGMTTIFVTHDTDEALKLADRIAVLQDGEIRQVANPDTILKAPATNFVADLFGGSVHD; this comes from the coding sequence ATGATTGAATACAAAAATGTAGCGCTACGCTACACAGAAAAAGATGTTTTGAGAGATGTTAATTTACGAATCGAGAATGGAGAGTTTATGGTTTTAGTTGGGCCATCTGGATCTGGTAAGACAACCATGCTCAAGATGATCAATCGCCTCTTGGAACCTACGGATGGCGATATTTATATGGATGGCAAGCGCATCAAAGACTATGATGAGCGTGAGCTGCGCCTTTCCACAGGCTATGTTTTACAGGCCATTGCTCTGTTTCCCAATCTAACGGTTGCGGAAAATATTGCTCTCATTCCTGAGATGAAGGGCTGGACTAAGGAAGAAATTGCGAAGAAAACAGAAGAGCTTTTGGATAAGGTTGGTTTACCAGTAGCTGAGTATGGACATCGACTTCCAAGTGAATTATCTGGTGGGGAACAGCAACGGGTTGGTATTGTTCGTGCTATGATTGGTCAGCCTAAGATTCTCCTCATGGATGAGCCCTTTTCGGCCTTGGATGCTATTTCGAGAAAACAGCTACAGGTTCTGACGAAAGAATTGCATAAAGAGTTTGGGATGACAACGATTTTTGTGACCCATGATACGGATGAAGCTTTGAAATTGGCGGACCGTATTGCTGTTTTGCAGGATGGAGAGATTCGTCAGGTGGCGAATCCTGATACCATTTTAAAAGCTCCTGCAACAAACTTTGTAGCAGACTTGTTTGGAGGTAGTGTTCATGACTAA
- a CDS encoding nuclear transport factor 2 family protein, whose protein sequence is MSKQVENAQNLYIHAIQDGCVAEAQAQSVGDTYIQHSTGVPDGKEGFAAFFANFFERHPEREMKIVRTIEDGNLVFVHVHQYLNGGEAQWVTTDTFRADENGRIVEHWDVIDYYRTPENDQLDQIFGDFKIKDLDKTAENKKLVRRFLTEIFQNGELEQWSDFVAEDLIQHNHEIGQGSDAYKNYVAEHGVTFDFVFQLLGQGNYVVSYGQTQIDGVAYAQYDIFRLENGLIVEHWDNKEVMPKVEDLTNRGKF, encoded by the coding sequence ATGTCAAAACAAGTTGAAAATGCGCAAAATTTATATATTCATGCCATTCAAGACGGGTGTGTTGCTGAGGCTCAAGCCCAGTCTGTAGGGGATACCTACATTCAACACTCGACAGGTGTACCAGATGGGAAAGAAGGGTTTGCGGCATTCTTTGCAAATTTCTTTGAGCGCCATCCCGAGCGTGAGATGAAAATTGTTCGCACTATTGAAGACGGAAATCTAGTCTTCGTCCATGTTCATCAATATCTCAATGGTGGGGAAGCTCAATGGGTGACGACAGATACTTTCCGTGCGGATGAGAATGGTCGTATCGTGGAGCATTGGGATGTTATTGACTACTATCGAACACCTGAAAACGACCAATTAGACCAGATTTTTGGAGATTTTAAGATCAAGGATTTGGATAAGACAGCAGAAAATAAAAAGTTGGTTCGCCGTTTCTTGACAGAAATTTTCCAAAATGGGGAACTGGAGCAGTGGAGTGACTTTGTGGCAGAAGATTTGATTCAGCATAATCATGAGATTGGACAAGGAAGTGATGCTTATAAAAACTATGTGGCTGAGCACGGGGTTACTTTCGACTTTGTTTTCCAGCTTTTGGGACAAGGAAATTATGTGGTCAGCTATGGACAGACTCAGATTGATGGAGTTGCCTATGCCCAGTATGACATCTTCCGTTTGGAGAATGGCTTGATTGTGGAGCATTGGGATAATAAGGAAGTTATGCCTAAGGTAGAAGATTTGACCAACCGAGGAAAATTTTAA
- a CDS encoding MarR family winged helix-turn-helix transcriptional regulator, which produces MKDSHLVAHHIRLLNGRIFQKLLSQDSEALYRSEQGKILAVLWNSETGCATATDIALATGLANNTLTTMIKKLEEQNLVIISPCGIDKRKKYVKLTEQGWFQKEVGHRVSQKLDAIFYKGFSEEEIHQFESYQERILDNLKEKANEE; this is translated from the coding sequence ATGAAAGATAGTCATTTAGTAGCCCATCATATTCGTTTGTTGAATGGGCGGATTTTTCAAAAGTTATTAAGTCAGGATTCTGAGGCCCTTTATCGGAGTGAACAGGGAAAGATTTTAGCGGTTTTATGGAATAGTGAGACAGGCTGCGCTACAGCAACAGATATTGCGCTAGCGACTGGTCTTGCTAACAATACGCTAACAACCATGATTAAGAAACTTGAGGAGCAAAACCTAGTTATCATTAGCCCATGTGGAATAGATAAGAGAAAGAAGTATGTCAAGTTGACAGAGCAGGGTTGGTTCCAGAAAGAAGTTGGTCATCGTGTTAGTCAAAAGTTGGATGCTATTTTTTATAAAGGTTTCTCAGAGGAAGAAATTCACCAGTTTGAAAGTTATCAGGAACGCATTTTAGACAATCTGAAAGAGAAAGCAAATGAGGAATAA
- a CDS encoding O-antigen ligase family protein: MKSIGLLDKIRGLSKKDFFLYLMIMSIFLPFYLFLALFALYLIGLLVTGEMKGIIKGLAKHPVLLFFIAYSSIISIVAKNWLGLVASLLMFLFLIFFSFYQKRLTHAFFRLILQTILFGSVLSAVFATLEHFQIVKKFNYAFLSPNMQVWHQNRAEVTFFNPNYYGIICCFCIMIAFYLFTTTKLRWLKIFCVLAGFVNLFGLNFTQNRTAFPAIIAGAIIYLFTTIKNWRAFWLSIGVFGIGLCFLFSSDLGVRMGTLDSSMEERVSIWNAGMTLFKQNPIWGEGPLTYMNSYPRIHAPYHEHAHSLYIDTILSYGLIGTILLSISSVIPVHMMMDMSQESGKRPIIGLYLSFLTVVAVHGIFDLALFWIQSGFIFLLVMCSLPLEHRTLVSEMTD; encoded by the coding sequence TTGAAATCAATTGGATTACTGGATAAGATAAGAGGGCTTTCGAAAAAAGATTTCTTTTTGTATCTGATGATCATGAGTATCTTTTTACCTTTTTATTTGTTCTTAGCACTCTTTGCTTTATATTTGATAGGTTTACTTGTTACTGGGGAGATGAAGGGAATTATCAAAGGATTAGCAAAACATCCTGTACTTCTCTTTTTTATTGCCTACAGTAGTATCATCTCTATCGTCGCCAAGAACTGGCTTGGCTTGGTTGCATCTTTACTGATGTTTCTCTTCCTCATTTTCTTTAGTTTTTACCAGAAACGTCTGACACATGCTTTCTTTCGACTGATACTGCAGACAATCTTGTTTGGTAGTGTGCTCTCTGCTGTTTTTGCTACTTTGGAGCATTTCCAGATTGTAAAGAAATTTAACTATGCCTTTCTTTCGCCCAATATGCAAGTATGGCACCAGAACCGTGCAGAGGTAACTTTCTTTAATCCGAACTACTATGGAATTATCTGTTGCTTCTGTATCATGATAGCCTTTTACCTCTTTACAACGACGAAGTTAAGATGGTTAAAAATCTTTTGTGTGCTAGCAGGTTTTGTGAATCTATTTGGTTTGAATTTCACGCAGAATAGAACAGCCTTTCCTGCCATCATCGCGGGTGCAATCATTTATCTCTTTACAACTATTAAAAACTGGCGTGCCTTCTGGCTCAGTATTGGAGTTTTCGGGATTGGCCTTTGTTTCCTCTTCTCAAGCGATTTGGGTGTCCGTATGGGAACACTAGATTCTTCAATGGAGGAGCGTGTTTCAATCTGGAATGCGGGTATGACTTTGTTCAAGCAAAATCCGATCTGGGGTGAGGGTCCACTGACCTATATGAATTCCTATCCGAGAATCCATGCACCCTACCACGAACACGCGCATAGTCTTTACATCGATACTATTTTAAGTTATGGTTTGATTGGAACCATTCTCCTATCCATTTCTTCGGTTATCCCGGTTCACATGATGATGGATATGAGTCAGGAGTCTGGCAAACGACCAATTATCGGTCTTTATCTCTCCTTCCTTACAGTAGTCGCTGTACATGGAATTTTTGACTTGGCTCTCTTCTGGATACAGTCAGGATTCATCTTCTTGCTGGTTATGTGCAGTCTACCACTGGAACATCGAACGCTGGTGTCCGAAATGACAGATTAA
- the gtfA gene encoding sucrose phosphorylase: protein MIIQNKTMLITYSDSLGNNLKDLYANLEEHFGDAIGGVHLLPFFPSTGDRGFAPVDYDEVDPAFGDWEDVKRLGEKYYLMFDFMINHISRQSKYYKDYQEKHEASEFKDLFLNWDKFWPENRPTQTDVDLIYKRKDRAPKQEIVFADGSVEHLWNTFGEEQIDLDVTKEVTMAFIRKTIQHLASNGCDLIRLDAFAYAVKKLDTNDFFVEPDIWALLDKVRDIAAEYGAELLPEIHEHYSIQFKIADHDYYVYDFALPMVTLYTLYSSRTERLAKWLKMSPMKQFTTLDTHDGIGVVDVKDILTDEEIDYASNELYKVGANVKRKYSSAEYNNLDIYQINSNYYSALGDDDVKYFLARLIQAFAPGIPQVYYVGLLAGKNDLKLLEETKEGRNINRHYYSNEEIAEEVQRPVVKSLLNLFSFRNRSEAFDLEGTIEIETPTAHSIVIKRQNKDKSVTAVAEIDLQSQTYQVVENGREIRF from the coding sequence ATGATCATTCAAAATAAAACTATGTTGATTACTTACTCAGATAGTCTTGGAAATAACCTTAAAGACTTATATGCGAATCTGGAAGAACATTTTGGAGATGCTATTGGGGGAGTTCACCTTCTACCATTTTTCCCATCAACAGGTGATCGTGGATTTGCACCAGTTGACTATGATGAAGTGGATCCAGCGTTTGGTGATTGGGAGGATGTTAAGCGTTTAGGTGAGAAATATTATCTTATGTTTGACTTTATGATTAACCATATTTCTCGTCAATCTAAGTATTATAAGGATTATCAAGAAAAACATGAAGCCAGTGAATTTAAAGATCTCTTTTTAAACTGGGACAAGTTTTGGCCAGAAAATCGTCCGACACAAACTGATGTAGATTTAATTTACAAGCGTAAGGATCGTGCACCAAAGCAAGAGATTGTTTTTGCAGACGGTTCAGTAGAACATTTGTGGAATACTTTTGGTGAGGAGCAGATTGATCTTGATGTGACCAAAGAAGTAACGATGGCATTTATCCGTAAGACGATTCAACATCTAGCAAGTAACGGGTGTGATTTGATTCGTCTAGATGCCTTTGCTTATGCAGTGAAGAAATTGGATACCAATGATTTCTTTGTGGAGCCAGATATTTGGGCTTTGTTGGATAAAGTCCGAGATATAGCAGCTGAGTACGGTGCAGAGCTCTTACCTGAGATTCATGAGCACTATTCGATTCAGTTTAAAATAGCGGATCATGATTACTATGTTTATGATTTTGCTCTTCCAATGGTGACCCTTTATACTCTTTACAGTTCTAGAACAGAGCGTTTGGCTAAGTGGTTAAAGATGAGCCCGATGAAGCAATTTACGACACTAGATACCCATGATGGGATTGGAGTGGTGGATGTCAAGGATATCCTGACCGATGAGGAAATTGACTATGCTTCAAATGAGCTCTATAAGGTTGGAGCGAATGTCAAACGTAAGTACTCTAGTGCAGAGTATAACAATCTAGATATCTACCAAATCAATTCAAACTATTATTCTGCTCTTGGAGATGATGATGTCAAGTACTTCCTCGCTCGTCTGATTCAAGCTTTTGCTCCAGGCATTCCTCAGGTTTACTATGTGGGTCTATTAGCAGGAAAAAATGACTTGAAATTATTAGAAGAAACCAAAGAAGGTCGAAATATTAATCGTCATTACTATAGCAATGAGGAAATAGCAGAAGAAGTTCAACGTCCTGTGGTGAAGTCTCTTCTCAATCTATTTTCTTTCCGTAATCGATCAGAGGCCTTTGACCTAGAAGGGACTATTGAGATAGAAACACCAACAGCTCATAGCATTGTAATCAAACGCCAAAATAAAGACAAGTCCGTAACAGCAGTAGCAGAAATTGATCTGCAAAGTCAGACCTATCAAGTAGTGGAAAACGGCAGAGAAATTCGGTTTTAG
- a CDS encoding carbohydrate ABC transporter permease, with translation MKKEEKLNQFWKYVLLIVGGILILVPLLVTVFSSFKTTKDIMNHFFSLPNPFTLSNYERLISDGIGGYFWNSAVITVLSLIVVAFFIPAAAYSIARNMSKKKAFAIMYSLLILGIFVPFQVIMIPITVMMSKLGLANMWGLVILYLTYAIPQTLFLYVGYIKISVPDSLDEAAEIDGADRFTIYRRIIFPMLKPMHATTLIINALWFWNDFMLPLLILNKDSKMWTLPLFQYNYQGQYFNDYGPSFASYIVGIVTITIVYIIFQKHIISGMSNGAVK, from the coding sequence ATGAAAAAAGAAGAAAAATTGAATCAGTTTTGGAAATATGTCCTCTTGATAGTCGGTGGTATTCTTATACTTGTTCCTTTGTTGGTAACGGTATTTAGTTCTTTCAAGACAACCAAGGATATCATGAATCATTTCTTTAGTTTGCCTAATCCTTTTACCTTAAGTAATTATGAACGCTTGATTTCGGATGGGATTGGAGGCTATTTCTGGAATTCAGCAGTTATTACGGTGTTATCATTGATTGTAGTAGCTTTCTTTATACCAGCTGCAGCTTATTCCATTGCTCGAAATATGTCCAAGAAAAAAGCCTTTGCAATTATGTATTCGCTCTTGATCTTAGGGATATTTGTTCCATTTCAGGTGATTATGATTCCCATCACAGTTATGATGAGTAAACTCGGTCTAGCAAATATGTGGGGGCTAGTAATACTCTACCTAACTTATGCTATTCCACAGACTCTCTTCTTGTATGTTGGTTATATAAAAATCAGTGTACCAGATAGTTTGGATGAAGCTGCGGAAATTGATGGGGCTGATCGTTTTACAATTTATCGTCGAATCATTTTTCCAATGTTGAAGCCCATGCATGCGACAACTTTGATTATCAATGCTCTCTGGTTCTGGAATGACTTTATGTTGCCACTCTTGATTCTGAACAAGGATTCTAAGATGTGGACTTTACCTCTCTTCCAATACAACTACCAAGGTCAGTACTTCAATGACTATGGTCCAAGTTTTGCATCTTATATTGTGGGAATTGTAACGATAACCATTGTCTACATCATCTTCCAAAAACATATCATTTCAGGAATGAGTAACGGGGCAGTGAAGTAA